Proteins encoded by one window of Arabidopsis thaliana chromosome 2, partial sequence:
- a CDS encoding SAUR-like auxin-responsive protein family (SAUR-like auxin-responsive protein family; CONTAINS InterPro DOMAIN/s: Auxin responsive SAUR protein (InterPro:IPR003676); BEST Arabidopsis thaliana protein match is: SAUR-like auxin-responsive protein family (TAIR:AT4G34760.1); Has 1265 Blast hits to 1250 proteins in 26 species: Archae - 0; Bacteria - 0; Metazoa - 0; Fungi - 0; Plants - 1264; Viruses - 0; Other Eukaryotes - 1 (source: NCBI BLink).), whose translation MTRQRMITIESPKKKMGGIVKLKNVVERLVQIKGFSSAKKPCPEEYGRDCVPKDVKEGHFAVIAVDGYHEPTQRFVVPLMFLEHPMFRKLLEQAEEEYGFYHDGALMVPCRPSHLRMILTEQWC comes from the coding sequence ATGACGAGGCAAAGAATGATTACAATTGAGTCgccgaagaagaaaatgggtgGAATTGTGAAGCTCAAGAATGTTGTAGAGAGGCTGGTGCAAATCAAAGGCTTTTCCTCGGCCAAGAAACCGTGTCCTGAAGAATACGGCCGAGATTGTGTCCCAAAAGACGTAAAGGAAGGTCACTTCGCGGTGATAGCTGTTGATGGGTATCATGAGCCTACACAAAGATTTGTTGTCCCATTGATGTTTCTAGAACACCCTATGTTCCGTAAGCTTCTAGAACAAGCAGAGGAGGAATACGGGTTCTATCACGATGGAGCGCTAATGGTACCTTGCCGGCCAAGCCACCTACGGATGATATTGACCGAGCAATGGTGTTAG
- a CDS encoding Heavy metal transport/detoxification superfamily protein (Heavy metal transport/detoxification superfamily protein; FUNCTIONS IN: metal ion binding; INVOLVED IN: metal ion transport; LOCATED IN: cellular_component unknown; EXPRESSED IN: flower; EXPRESSED DURING: petal differentiation and expansion stage; CONTAINS InterPro DOMAIN/s: Heavy metal transport/detoxification protein (InterPro:IPR006121); BEST Arabidopsis thaliana protein match is: Heavy metal transport/detoxification superfamily protein (TAIR:AT5G60800.1); Has 1449 Blast hits to 987 proteins in 81 species: Archae - 0; Bacteria - 64; Metazoa - 7; Fungi - 2; Plants - 1361; Viruses - 0; Other Eukaryotes - 15 (source: NCBI BLink).), which yields MENPQVCECYHGDVEEEKKKKQNNTTSPVHVVLKIDFHCDGCIARIVRLSRRLEGVETVRADPDSNKLTLIGFIMDPVKIAEKLQKKSKKKVELISPKPKKDTKENNEKKANDKTQTVVAVTTVVLKVNCSCDGCIKRIQKAVSTTKGVYQVKMDKEKETVTVMGTMDIKSVTDNLKRKLKKTVQVVPEKKKKKKDKDNAEVNTKVGSPCQPGNGCTHGIGPYRFMEGPMTGFFSEEDQSYCSVM from the exons ATGGAGAATCCGCAAGTGTGTGAATGTTACCACGGAGatgtggaggaggagaagaaaaagaaacagaacaataCGACGTCGCCGGTTCACGTCGTTCTTAAGATTGATTTTCACTGTGACGGCTGTATCGCTAGAATCGTTCGCTTATCTCGTCGTTTAGAAG GAGTTGAAACAGTGAGAGCAGATCCTGATTCGAACAAGCTGACTCTGATTGGGTTTATCATGGATCCAGTGAAGATTGCTGAGAAACTTcagaagaagagcaagaagaaagtGGAGCTGATATCTCCTAAACCAAAGAAAGACACCAAAGAGAACAATGAGAAAAAGGCTAATGATAAGACTCAGACTGTG gtTGCTGTGACCACAGTGGTGTTGAAAGTGAATTGCTCTTGTGATGGTTGCATCAAGAGAATTCAAAAGGCTGTCTCTACGACCAAGG GAGTGTATCAAGTCAAAATGGACAAAGAGAAGGAAACGGTAACAGTCATGGGAACAATGGACATCAAGTCTGTGACAGATAATTTGAAACGCAAGCTGAAGAAAACCGTCCAGGTCGTgcctgagaagaagaagaagaagaaagacaaggACAATGCAGAGGTAAACACCAAAGTCGGGTCTCCTTGTCAACCTGGAAATGGATGCACTCATGGGATTGGGCCTTACAGGTTCATGGAAGGCCCAATGACTGGGTTTTTCAGTGAGGAAGATCAGAGCTATTGCAGCGTTATGTGA
- the FUC1 gene encoding alpha-L-fucosidase 1 (alpha-L-fucosidase 1 (FUC1); FUNCTIONS IN: alpha-L-fucosidase activity; INVOLVED IN: glycoprotein catabolic process; LOCATED IN: vacuole; EXPRESSED IN: 17 plant structures; EXPRESSED DURING: 11 growth stages; CONTAINS InterPro DOMAIN/s: Glycoside hydrolase, family 29 (InterPro:IPR000933), Glycoside hydrolase, catalytic core (InterPro:IPR017853), Glycoside hydrolase, subgroup, catalytic core (InterPro:IPR013781); Has 2006 Blast hits to 1993 proteins in 389 species: Archae - 18; Bacteria - 1470; Metazoa - 203; Fungi - 6; Plants - 70; Viruses - 0; Other Eukaryotes - 239 (source: NCBI BLink).) — protein MNSQITLFFFFFSILSLSQISNSSSLLKPHPCPILPLPSSQQLQWQLGSMAMFLHFGPNTFTDSEWGTGKANPSIFNPTHLNASQWVQIAKDSGFSRVILTAKHHDGFCLWPSEYTDYSVKSSQWRNGAGDVVAELASAAKEAGIGLGLYLSPWDRHEQCYGKTLEYNEFYLSQMTELLTKYGEIKEVWLDGAKGDGEKDMEYFFDTWFSLIHQLQPKAVIFSDAGPDVRWIGDEAGLAGSTCWSLFNRTNAKIGDTEPSYSQEGDGYGQDWVPAECDVSIRPGWFWHASESPKPAVQLLDIYYNSVGRNCLFLLNVPPNSSGLISEQDIKVLEEFSEMKNSIFSNNLARKAFVNSSSIRGDQSSQFGPKNVLEEGLDKYWAPEENQNEWVLYLEFKDLVSFNVLEIREPIHMGQRIASFHLETRKTGSGEWERVVSGTTVGNKRLLRFLNVVESRSLKLVVDKARTDPLISYLGLYMDKFSGSSRNTTKITITRTLKEEQQLHDL, from the exons ATGAACTCTCAAatcactcttttcttcttcttcttctcaatccTCTCCCTCTCCCAAATCTCAAATTCATCATCACTACTAAAACCACACCCATGTCCAATTTTACCCCTCCCATCCTCCCAACAGCTCCAATGGCAACTCGGATCCATGGCCATGTTCCTCCATTTTGGACCCAACACTTTCACCGACTCCGAATGGGGCACCGGAAAAGCTAACCCATCCATTTTCAACCCGACCCATCTCAACGCAAGTCAATGGGTCCAAATCGCTAAAGACTCAGGCTTTTCCCGCGTTATCCTCACAGCTAAGCACCATGATGGATTCTGTCTCTGGCCTAGCGAATACACTGATTACTCCGTCAAATCTAGCCAATGGAGAAACGGAGCCGGCGATGTAGTGGCTGAACTAGCTTCTGCGGCAAAGGAAGCTGGAATTGGACTTGGTCTTTACCTTTCTCCATGGGATCGACATGAACAGTGTTATGGCAAGACATTGGAGTATAACGAGTTCTATCTGAGTCAAATGACCGAGTTACTAACAAA GTATGGAGAGATTAAGGAAGTTTGGTTAGATGGAGCTAAAGGAGACGGAGAGAAAGATATGGAATATTTCTTTGATACTTGGTTTAGTTTGATCCATCAGCTTCAGCCTAAAGCTGTTATATTCTCTGACGCTGGTCCTGATGTCAGGTGGATTGGTGATGAAGCTGGTCTAGCTGGCTCTACTTGCTGGTCACTCTTTAACAGAACCAATGCAAAGATTGGTGACACTGAGCCTTC GTATTCTCAAGAAGGTGATGGCTATGGGCAAGATTGGGTACCAGCGGAATGTGATGTATCGATTCGACCCGGTTGGTTTTGGCATGCGTCGGAGTCGCCTAAACCGGCTGTTCAGCTTTTGGATATATACTATAACTCAGTTGGAAGAAACTGTCTCTTCTTGCTTAATGTACCTCCTAATTCTTCAGGATTGATATCTGAGCAAGACATTAAGGTTCTTGAAGAGTTCAGCGAAATGAAGAACTCCATTTTCTCGAACAATCTCGCCCGTAAAGCATTCGTTAACTCGAGCAGTATTCGTGGCGATCAAAGTTCACAGTTTGGTCCTAAGAATGTTTTGGAAGAAGGATTAGACAAGTACTGGGCGCCAGAAGAGAATCAAAACGAATGGGTGTTATACTTAGAGTTTAAAGATTTGGTTAGCTTCAATGTGTTGGAGATTCGAGAACCAATCCATATGGGTCAAAGGATCGCATCTTTCCATCTCGAGACACGGAAGACTGGAAGCGGTGAGTGGGAGAGAGTTGTGAGCGGCACGACGGTTGGTAACAAAAGGCTTTTACGGTTTCTGAATGTTGTTGAGTCGCGGTCTCTAAAGCTTGTGGTGGACAAAGCGAGGACCGACCCACTTATATCGTACCTCGGACTCTACATGGATAAGTTTTCGGGTTCTAGTAGAAACACAACAAAGATAACAATCACAAGGACACTAAAGGAAGAGCAGCAACTACATGATTTGTAA
- a CDS encoding replication factor-A carboxy-terminal domain protein, translating into MEATETVLCTLLAVDLTDYCYRVCSRCQRVLPSDNNGFASSSFCKFCKSKEPKLLYRILMSIATDASVKTVICFDRAATVLFGCSADEFFHFTKLNPLAASMVNQVFDGEMLRMTLTRPQNRNAQHMRVASVVPLRSGVQPAIVTLRQICTKNASLGNFSTTNHSS; encoded by the exons ATGGAAGCCACTGAAACGGTTCTTTGCACGTTGCTTGCCGTCGACCTCACAGATTATTGCTATAGAGTTTGTTCTCGCTGCCAGAGAGTTCTTCCTTCAGATAACAATggctttgcttcttcttcattttgcAAATTCTGCAAAtcaaaagaaccaaaacttCTCTATCGGATTCTC ATGTCAATAGCAACAGATGCATCAGTGAAAACTGTGATATGCTTTGATAGAGCTGCAACTGTTCTCTTTGGTTGTTCAGCTGATGAGTTCTTCCACTTCACTAAGCTCAATCCATTAGCCG CATCAATGGTGAATCAGGTCTTTGATGGAGAAATGCTTAGGATGACGTTAACTCGGCCTCAAAACCGAAACGCGCAACACATGAGAGTCGCTTCAGTTGTTCCTCTACGATCAGGAGTTCAGCCTGCAATTGTAACCTTGAGACAGATTTGCACAAAGAATGCTTCTTTAGGGAATTTTTCTACAACAAATCACAGTTCCTAA
- the FRA8 gene encoding Exostosin family protein (FRAGILE FIBER 8 (FRA8); CONTAINS InterPro DOMAIN/s: Exostosin-like (InterPro:IPR004263); BEST Arabidopsis thaliana protein match is: FRA8 homolog (TAIR:AT5G22940.1); Has 35333 Blast hits to 34131 proteins in 2444 species: Archae - 798; Bacteria - 22429; Metazoa - 974; Fungi - 991; Plants - 531; Viruses - 0; Other Eukaryotes - 9610 (source: NCBI BLink).), producing MTTHKHRRTEKNLCFKQYYKWILCFILTLYFFASFFVDHDQDHRSSTSISKHLLTNHKPKLFASRAMFESKIHDHKLGFTSQQPNIKTDVFNNLKIYVYDLPSKFNKDWLANDRCTNHLFAAEVALHKAFLSLEGDVRTEDPYEADFFFVPVYVSCNFSTINGFPAIGHARSLINDAIKLVSTQYPFWNRTSGSDHVFTATHDFGSCFHTMEDRAIADGVPIFLRNSIILQTFGVTFNHPCQEVENVVIPPYISPESLHKTQKNIPVTKERDIWVFFRGKMELHPKNISGRFYSKRVRTNIWRSYGGDRRFYLQRQRFAGYQSEIARSVFCLCPLGWAPWSPRLVESVALGCVPVIIADGIRLPFPSTVRWPDISLTVAERDVGKLGDILEHVAATNLSVIQRNLEDPSVRRALMFNVPSREGDATWQVLEALSKKLNRSVRRSNSFL from the exons ATGACAACACATAAACatagaagaacagagaaaaatcTCTGTTTTAAGCAATACTACAAATGGATCCTCTGTTTTATCCTCActctctatttttttgcttCCTTCTTTGTCGACCATGATCAAGATCATAGATCTTCTACTTCCATATCAAAGCATCTTCTTACTAACCATAAACCTAAGCTTTTCGCTTCTCGTGCCATGTTTGAATCTAAAATCCATGATCACAAACTTGGGTTTACCTCTCAACAACCTAACATCAAAACAG aCGTATTCAACAATTTGAAAATCTACGTCTATGACTTACCTTCAAAGTTCAACAAAGACTGGTTAGCCAATGATAGATGCACCAACCACCTCTTTGCCGCGGAAGTGGCTCTCCATAAGGCGTTTCTCAGCCTCGAAGGAGATGTAAGGACGGAAGATCCGTATGAAGCCGATTTCTTCTTTGTCCCTGTCTATGTCTCTTGCAACTTCAGCACCATTAATGGCTTTCCAGCGATTGGCCATGCACGATCACTCATCAATGACGCGATAAAGCTCGTCTCGACTCAATACCCTTTTTGGAACCGAACCAGTGGCTCTGATCATGTCTTCACGGCCACACACGACTTTGGCTCTTGCTTCCACACCATG GAGGATAGAGCTATTGCTGATGGAGTACCaatttttttgagaaactcTATAATTTTGCAAACATTTGGTGTTACTTTTAACCATCCATGCCAAGAGGTAGAGAACGTGGTGATACCACCGTACATCTCACCGGAAAGTTTACACAAGACTCAAAAGAATATTCCGGTAACTAAAGAACGAGACATTTGGGTTTTTTTCCGTGGCAAGATGGAACTTCATCCCAAAAACATCAGTGGACGCTTCTATAGCAA GCGTGTAAGGACGAATATATGGCGGAGTTACGGTGGTGACCGGAGGTTTTATCTCCAACGGCAAAGATTTGCCGGTTACCAGTCAGAAATAGCTCGTTCTGTTTTCTGTTTATGTCCTCTCGGGTGGGCACCGTGGAGCCCAAGACTTGTTGAATCGGTGGCTCTTGGCTGTGTTCCGGTGATTATAGCCGACGGGATTCGTTTGCCGTTCCCTTCCACCGTACGTTGGCCGGATATTTCGCTCACGGTGGCGGAGAGAGACGTTGGAAAGCTAGGGGATATTTTGGAACACGTGGCGGCTACTAATTTGTCAGTCATACAGAGAAACTTGGAGGATCCGTCTGTTAGGCGGGCCCTTATGTTTAATGTTCCTTCAAGAGAGGGAGATGCCACGTGGCAAGTTTTGGAGGCTTTGTCAAAGAAATTGAATAGGTCTGTTAGAAGGTCAAACTCTTTCTTGTAA